In Helianthus annuus cultivar XRQ/B chromosome 3, HanXRQr2.0-SUNRISE, whole genome shotgun sequence, a single window of DNA contains:
- the LOC110930276 gene encoding early light-induced protein 1, chloroplastic, with the protein MAATSVFMATPVTRLTTTTPSSSTRNIKFAVVRCMSQDQQSSPAPKKASTKFSDVLAFSGPAPERINGRLAMIGFVSALAVELSSGQDVLSQISNGGVPVFVATSVLLSVASLVPLFKGVRAESKSSGLMTSDAELWNGRVAMLGLVALAITEYVKGSALV; encoded by the coding sequence ATGGCAGCTACTTCAGTCTTCATGGCTACCCCCGTTACAcgtctcaccaccaccaccccttCTTCATCTACAAGAAACATCAAATTTGCTGTCGTCAGGTGCATGTCACAAGATCAGCAATCTTCACCGGCACCGAAGAAGGCGAGCACTAAGTTCTCCGACGTGTTGGCGTTCAGTGGGCCTGCACCGGAGAGGATCAACGGAAGGTTGGCGATGATAGGGTTTGTGTCGGCGTTGGCGGTGGAGTTAAGCAGTGGTCAAGATGTGTTATCTCAGATCTCCAACGGTGGTGTGCCGGTGTTTGTAGCGACGAGTGTGTTGCTGTCGGTGGCGTCGTTGGTGCCGTTGTTCAAAGGGGTGAGAGCGGAGTCGAAGTCGAGTGGGTTGATGACGTCGGATGCAGAACTGTGGAATGGGCGGGTTGCGATGTTGGGTTTGGTGGCTTTGGCTATCACCGAGTATGTCAAAGGCAGTGCACTTGTATGA